A stretch of DNA from Acidovorax carolinensis:
GCTCAACACCTACGGCAGCCATTTTGATCACGCCGGCTGGAAATCCGTCCAGCTGCCGCATTGAATGAAAGGCCGCCCCGGGCCCGCAGGTTGCAGTGGGCCGGGGACTATTTCACACCGATGCAATGCCGCCCGAACCAGCAAGTGCAGCCGTCCACAAAACAGGCCGGCGGGCCCAGGTGTGGTTTGACTTTGCCGCAAAGAGAGCGCACCGTGGCGCATGGGCTGCCTGCGAGGCGTTTGCCATCTGCCTGCTGACGCCATCGGGCTTTGGTTTCTTCCATCTACCAGGGCGAACGTGTATTTCCGGTTGGCGCAACGGGGCCTGCCCAACCGGTTTACCTACCAAGGCCCTTGCGTAAAGGAAAGACCATGGCAACATACGTCGCACTGTGTAATTTCACCGACCAAGGCGTCCGCAGCGTCAAGGACACCACCAAGCGCGCCGATGCAGTGAGGGAGGCAGCATCGAAGTTCGGCGCCAAGATGACGCACATCTATTGGACTCTGGGGAAATACGATCTGGTGACCTTGATTGAAGCGCCGGACGATGCAGCGGCTGCTGCATTTGGGTTGGCCATCAGCAGCGCCGGAAATATTCGCCTGCAGACCCTGCGGGCTTTTTCCCGGGACGAAATGGGGCCCATTCTGGGCAAGCTGGGATAGCGGCCCCGCCCTGTGCCAGTGATGGCCAGTGACAGGCCATCCTGCTCATGCAGCCAGCCGTTGCTGGGTCTCCGGGCTATTGGATCCGCTGCGCAACAACGCCATCAAGTGCCCTGCGTCCATGCACTGCACCAGCGTCTGACCCTGGTTGGCCCGGATCAGATGGGTGATGAGTTGACCTTGCTGGCCAGGCATGGCGGGGGCTTTGATGATTTGGTCGCGTGCAAAGGCGGTCACACCATGCAGCTCGCTCACCAGCAGGCCTGTGCGGCGGCCACCATGCTGCAGCACGATGACCTGGCTTTCCTGCGTAATTTCAGAGGGTTTGCCGCGCAGCAGATGGCCCAGGTCGAACACCCAGACGTAACCGGTGATGCTGTCACGGGCCTTGCGCGCCAGCGCGCCCACGCAATAGGGCAGGCGGCCGGCCGATACCGGTGCGATGGCGCTGGCGCTCAGCGCTTCCAGCACCGATCCGGCGTCCAGGGCAAACAGCGCGGAATCGACGAAGAAGGTGGCCATTTCCTGGCCGTCCACCGCAGTGGCCATGGATTGCAGTGCGGTGCGCTGTCGCTGCGCGGCATCGAGTGCGCCGCTTTGTACGGCGCCGAGCGACTCGAAGGACAGCGCCAGCACATCGTCGCGGTAGCCGTCGCTGACTTTGAATTCGCGGTAGCCGTTAGAGGCCGAGCAGCCGACGATGCGGTAATGGCCTTCGTGCACCATGGCGCGCGACAGGCTCGCGCCCCGCCCCAGCTGCAGCATCTCGGGAGGCAAAGGCATGGTGCCGCCCAAGGTACAGCGCGGGTCGGTGCTGGCCAGCACCATGCCCTGGCGATCGACAAACACCGTGCCGGTGCCGGGCTTGCCGGCCGCGGCGCCCCGCAGCATGGCGTCCAGCTCTGTGGCTGCATTGAAGACGATGCCTATACCGCCGACCACGGCATGGGCGTCGTCCGGCGCACGGATGGCTGCGTGGTATAAGTAAGTGGCTTGGCCGTCGCACAGTGGCGAGGGTTGCCAGCGCGTGGCGTGGTACGACTGCGTATTGGGCAGTGCCAGCACCGCGGCCAGCGTGGTGGCATCCACGTGGCTGCCCAGCACAGAGCTGCCGTCCTCACTTTGGGGCCGGCTGGCTGCGACGATGCGGCCCTGGCGGTCGTACACCACCAGGCGCGTGTACACGGTGTAGAGCGCGTTGATATGCTCCAGAATCTGATGAATCTGCTGCCAGTTGGCGGTGTCGGGCTGCGCCAGCGCGACACGCAATTCGGGCGTATGGGCCCACCAGCGGCAATCGTTGGCGCGTTCGTACAGGTTGCGGTCCAGCAGGTCCACCAGCAGGCGGGTGAGGAGTTCGCTGTCGCGCATGCGCGAGCTGAGCACGGTGTCGTAGAGGTCGCGGATGGACTGGGTGAACACCTTGTTGGTGCGTGCGCCGGTTTCTCCAATCTGCTCCAGCACGGCCTTGAGCTGGTGCTGACCGCCGCGCTCGCCGGCCGTCATGACCTGGCCGTTCCACACCACGCGGCGAATGGTGTCCGCAGCGGTGACGATTTCATGCAGTGGCGGGCAAAAGCTTTGCGCATGTGCCAGCAGGCCCTGGGCGATGGCAGGTTCCAGGCTGTCGATGGCGCGGCCCTGTTTGCCCGAAAACGCCAGATCGATCGGCACCATGACCTGGCCCTTCCAGCCCGGCGGGCCGGGATAGCCCTGGTAGCCCTGCGATGCCACGGTCTGCACCAGGTAAGTGCGGCCGCTGCGCACCAGTAACTGCGGTGCACCTTGCTGGTTCACAGGCACCGGGGCGCCGACCGGGATCCAAAGCGGGTCGCCACTGGCAATCACGCGGTGCTCGCCATCAAGCAGCAGCGCAATGCTGCGGCGGTCTTCCTTGGCGCGGGATTGGAAGATGCCTTCCATTTCGCCCTGGAACGCAAAGCTCAGGCACAGCACGCCCACGGGCTCGCCGGTGTGCGGATCCAGCATGCGGTGCGAATAGATCAGGGCGTGCTCTTTGCCGGGGCGCAGGCCGGTGGGGCGGAAGGTTTCCAAGTAGCCGTGGTGTTGCAGCGTCTGCGCGATCAGTGGGTCGTGGCTGCCTTCCACGGGCGAGTCTTCGTCAATCTGCGCCAGCACGGTGCCATGCCGGTCGAGCAGCATGATTTCGTCGTAAACGGTGTACTTATTGCGGTATTCGCGCAGGCGCTCCAGCACCGGCGCTGGTTCGGTGTCCTGGCCCGCCACGAAGCGGCACAGTTCCTGGTCGGTGGCCAGAAAGCCCACGTCGGCCGTGCGCTCGAAGAGGTTGCGCACCACGATGTCGATCACATGGCGGGCGCTGGTGCCGATTTCGGCCATGACTTCGCTGATCGACTCATGCACCAGCGAGTTCACCAGATCGCGCTCCAGCCTTTGAAATCCGGCGCGCGTGGCCGCCATCATCGGCAAGATGCTGTGGGCCTCCTCAGGACAGTTCATCTTGGCCGACGATTCAATCAGGCGCCACATCAGGTTGAGCTCACGCAGCGAGTTTTCGCAGCGCAGCACATCGCGCATGAAGGGCATGAACATATCGGTGTCGACGCTGGTGTTGGTTGCCACGCTCATTGTTATTCCTCCTTTGGGCACGAAACTGCAAGGTCAGGTCTTTGCCCTGGTTACTTGTTGATGCATTTCAAGCAATAACCAGGCCTGAGCGTTGCCGATCGGCAAGGAGTCATGGCCAATGAAAACGGCCGCTGTATGCACAGCGGCCGTTGACGCACCAGGAGGCGTTGCCTGGCGCGGCGGAACTACTCCACGTCGATGCAATGCAGCCCGAAGCTGCCACGGCGCCGGTCGGCAAAGTAGGCCTCAAGCGTTTCCTTCACGGTGCGAAACGCCAGCTCGTCCCAGGGCACGTCGGATTCGGTGAACAGGCGCGCCTCAATGGTTTCATAGCCGGGGTTGAACTGGTCGCTGAGCAGCGTGGCACGGTAAAACAGGTGCACCTGGCCCACACGGCGCACGTTCAGCAGGCTGAACAGCGGGCCCATCTCGATCTGGGCGCCGGCCTCTTCGTCGGTTTCGCGGGCCGCGCCCTGGGCCGTGGTTTCATCGAGCTCCATGAACCCGGCGGGCAGCGTCCACTTGCCCCAGCGCGGCTCGATGTTGCGCTTGCACAGGAGCACGCGGCCATCGGCGAACTCCGGCACGGTGCCCACCACGTTCAGGGGGTTTTCGTAGTGCACGGTGTGGCAGGCAGGGCACACGGCACGCTGCTTGGTGTCGCCGTCGTCGGGCAGGCGGTAAACCACGGCCGTGCCGCAGGCGCGGCAGTGTTTTATGGGGCTGCGCAAGGTCATGCAGTAAATATAGTTCAAAAAGGCCGCTGGAGCTTATGGGTAATGCGCTAGCAGCTATGAAAAGTGAAGTGAATGCGGGCGCTGTCTGGGCGGCTACACCACGCTCAGGCGCAGTGTGGGCAGGCCGTCCACGCCGCCTTCCAGGGTGTCGCCGCGCACCACGGCGCCCACGCCTTCGGGGTGCCGGTGTAGATCAGGTCGCCGGGGGCCAGCTCCCAGGCAGCAGACAGGTGCTCGATGGTTTCGCCAATGTTCCAGATGAGTTGGGACACGGTGCTGCGCTGGCGGTCGGCGCCGTTGACCTGCAGCCAGATGGCGGCCTGGGCGATGTCGCCTGCCTGCTCGGCCGGGGTGATGGGGCCGATGGGGGCGCTGGCATCAAAGCCCTTGCCGATGCACCACGGGCGACCCTGTTTCTTCATGTCGTTTTGCAGGTCGCGGCGCGTCATGTCCAGGCCCACGGCGTAGCCGTAGATGTGCTGCAGTGCGTCGGCGGCCTTGATGTTTTTGCCACCCTTGCCAATGGCTACCACCAGTTCGATCTCGTGGTGCAGGTTGCTTGTGAGGCTGGGGTAGGGCAGCAGGCCGGTTTCGCCGGCGTTGACCACCACGATGGCGTCGGCTGGCTTCAGGAAGAAGAACGGCGGCTCGCGGCCGGTGAAACCCATTTCCTTGGCGTGTTCTTCGTAGTTGCGGCCCACGCAATAGATGCGGTGCACCGGAAAACGGTCGCCAGAGCCCACAACGGGCACGCTGGCCACGGGCGCGGGAGAAAAAACATAGCTCATGTTTGGACTTTCTTCTACAGGATGGAGCAAGGGTGCAGGGGCGTTGGCGCGATGGCATGCGGTGTTGCCGCTGCGTTGTGGTTCGGCCCTGCCGCAGTGTGCCACGGGGCCGGCGCGTCTGCAGAGCGGCGCTACACTCGCGCCCATGGCACAGAGCTTCGATTT
This window harbors:
- a CDS encoding GYD domain-containing protein; amino-acid sequence: MATYVALCNFTDQGVRSVKDTTKRADAVREAASKFGAKMTHIYWTLGKYDLVTLIEAPDDAAAAAFGLAISSAGNIRLQTLRAFSRDEMGPILGKLG
- a CDS encoding chemotaxis protein CheW — protein: MSVATNTSVDTDMFMPFMRDVLRCENSLRELNLMWRLIESSAKMNCPEEAHSILPMMAATRAGFQRLERDLVNSLVHESISEVMAEIGTSARHVIDIVVRNLFERTADVGFLATDQELCRFVAGQDTEPAPVLERLREYRNKYTVYDEIMLLDRHGTVLAQIDEDSPVEGSHDPLIAQTLQHHGYLETFRPTGLRPGKEHALIYSHRMLDPHTGEPVGVLCLSFAFQGEMEGIFQSRAKEDRRSIALLLDGEHRVIASGDPLWIPVGAPVPVNQQGAPQLLVRSGRTYLVQTVASQGYQGYPGPPGWKGQVMVPIDLAFSGKQGRAIDSLEPAIAQGLLAHAQSFCPPLHEIVTAADTIRRVVWNGQVMTAGERGGQHQLKAVLEQIGETGARTNKVFTQSIRDLYDTVLSSRMRDSELLTRLLVDLLDRNLYERANDCRWWAHTPELRVALAQPDTANWQQIHQILEHINALYTVYTRLVVYDRQGRIVAASRPQSEDGSSVLGSHVDATTLAAVLALPNTQSYHATRWQPSPLCDGQATYLYHAAIRAPDDAHAVVGGIGIVFNAATELDAMLRGAAAGKPGTGTVFVDRQGMVLASTDPRCTLGGTMPLPPEMLQLGRGASLSRAMVHEGHYRIVGCSASNGYREFKVSDGYRDDVLALSFESLGAVQSGALDAAQRQRTALQSMATAVDGQEMATFFVDSALFALDAGSVLEALSASAIAPVSAGRLPYCVGALARKARDSITGYVWVFDLGHLLRGKPSEITQESQVIVLQHGGRRTGLLVSELHGVTAFARDQIIKAPAMPGQQGQLITHLIRANQGQTLVQCMDAGHLMALLRSGSNSPETQQRLAA
- a CDS encoding NUDIX hydrolase, whose translation is MTLRSPIKHCRACGTAVVYRLPDDGDTKQRAVCPACHTVHYENPLNVVGTVPEFADGRVLLCKRNIEPRWGKWTLPAGFMELDETTAQGAARETDEEAGAQIEMGPLFSLLNVRRVGQVHLFYRATLLSDQFNPGYETIEARLFTESDVPWDELAFRTVKETLEAYFADRRRGSFGLHCIDVE